In one window of Mercurialis annua linkage group LG4, ddMerAnnu1.2, whole genome shotgun sequence DNA:
- the LOC126679376 gene encoding transcription factor bHLH130-like, whose amino-acid sequence MDSSSNNHNFHQQQHPSSGLLRFRSAPSSFLSNSNDNGGICTNDSVIGFQEFEDKSGVRGSVNYLNSTQSSYSGLPPHYPSCSSAMDGSFGLIGGGNHEQVKRVDSNLARQNSSPAGLFGNLSPQNGYATVKGIGNYGGVNGTNGEVSPRLKTQLSFSSRVPSSLGILSQISEIGSESIDAAASPDSGKLGNGNGDGRFYSSNGYSYGSWNDSPFAENFNSLKRDSNDNTKLFSSAQNGELGNRVHLLSHHLSLPKTSVDMVAMEKFLHFQDSVPCKIRAKRGCATHPRSIAERVRRTRISERMRKLQELVPNMDKQTNTADMLDLAVDYIKDLQKQYKNLSDSRMKCKCLSKQKPVQNHLV is encoded by the exons ATGGATTCAAGTAGTAATAATCATAATTTTCATCAACAGCAACATCCAAGTTCAGGGTTATTAAGGTTTCGGTCCGCTCCAAgttcatttctttcaaattcCAATGACAATGGAGGAATTTGTACTAATGATTCTGTTATTGGTTTTCAAGAATTTGAAGATAAATCAGGTGTAAGAGGCTCTGTTAATTATTTGAATTCGACCCAGAGTAGTTATTCGGGTTTGCCTCCGCATTATCCGAGTTGTTCTTCAGCTATGGATGGCTCGTTCGGGTTGATTGGTGGCGGTAATCATGAGCAAGTCAAACGGGTTGATTCAAATCTTGCTAGACAGAATAGCTCACCTGCTGGTCTTTTTGGGAATCTTTCTCCCCAAAATG GGTATGCCACCGTGAAAGGAATTGGGAACTATGGTGGGGTGAATGGTACTAATGGAGAAGTAAGTCCAAGACTAAAAACTCAACTTAGCTTCTCATCAAGAGTACCTTCTTCCTTAGGCATATTGTCACAAATTTCAGAAATTGGGAGTGAAAGCATTGATGCTGCTGCTAGCCCAGATAGCGGAAAGCTCGGAAATGGAAATGGTGATGGTCGATTTTATAGTAGTAATGGGTACTCTTATGGTTCTTGGAATGATTCTCCTTTTGCGGAGAATTTTAATAGCTTGAAAAGAGATTCAAATGATAATACCAAACTGTTTTCTAGTGCACAG AATGGTGAGCTCGGCAATCGCGTTCATTTACTGTCGCATCACTTGAGTTTGCCGAAGACTTCAGTTGATATGGTTGCTATGGAAAAGTTTCTGCATTTTCAAGATTCTGTTCCTTGTAAAATAAGAGCTAAGCGAGGCTGTGCTACTCATCCTCGAAGCATTGCAGAAAGA GTGAGAAGAACCCGTATTAGCGAAAGAATGAGGAAACTACAAGAACTTGTTCCAAACATGGACAAG CAAACAAACACAGCAGATATGTTGGATTTGGCTGTAGATTACATAAAAGATCTCCAGAAGCAATACAAG AATCTGAGTGACAGCCGAATGAAGTGCAAGTGTTTGAGTAAGCAGAAGCCTGTGCAAAACCATTTAGTTTGA